The Salvelinus namaycush isolate Seneca unplaced genomic scaffold, SaNama_1.0 Scaffold743, whole genome shotgun sequence genome contains a region encoding:
- the LOC120042690 gene encoding protein transport protein Sec16A-like: MMSITKPEHSDANPQFQTGSRPVAEPETPAVHNNSGGWLSWVFGSGRANKKEVHLPEDKDRSIVWDPTLHRWVNKTEPKAENKCVPPPPPMGTYGYQGNTGSVPKGVNPYSMKAAGLWGSRYPTMNYNDRTNSKPPSHGPGLLPRQLSGLLPPSHFDLMAPMVVPPDTLPY; the protein is encoded by the exons ATGATGTCCATCACCAAGCCGGAACACTCCGATGCCAACCCTCAGTTCCAGACTGGCAGCCGGCCGGTGGCTGAGCCCGAGACCCCTGCTGTTCACAATAACAGTGGAGGCTGGCTCAGCTGGGTCTTTGGGAGTGGAAGAGCTAATAAGAAGGAGGTTCATCTACCTGAGGACAAAGACAGATCT ATTGTCTGGGATCCAACTCTGCACAGATGGGTTAACAAAACTGAGCCCAAGGCTGAG AACAAGTgtgtaccaccacctccaccgatGGGGACATATGGATATCAGGGGAACACTGGCAGTGTCCCCAAAGGAGTGAATCCTTACTCTATGAAAGCAG caggtctatggggcAGCAGATACCCTACAATGAATTACAATGATAGGACCAACTCAAAGCCTCCAAGCCATGGGCCTGGACTGCTTCCTAGACAGCTCTCTGGCTTGCTCCCTCCTTCACACTTTGACCTCATGGCACCAATGGTTGTGCCACCTGACACTCTACCCTACTGA